One stretch of Salmo trutta chromosome 7, fSalTru1.1, whole genome shotgun sequence DNA includes these proteins:
- the LOC115197631 gene encoding parathyroid hormone-related protein-like isoform X2 gives MLCSRGMLQQWSLAVFLLYSSVPLYGRPIDALTNRMRRSVSHAQLMHDKGRSLHEFKRRHWIQELLDQVHTSDSERAPAPQSRTNECHSTFSGSALSPPKPSGGTKNLPLSFRLGGEGSNLPQETNKSVAYKHQPLKVVTKRKKKVKGERGRRKESEKRRRRARSVVTSLTTQREELQRTQDTG, from the exons ATGCTGTGTTCCAGAGGCATGCTCCAGCAGTGGAGTCTAGCTGTGTTCCTGCTGtactcctctgtccctctctacgGGAGACCCATCGATGCTCTCACTAACAGAAT GAGGAGGTCAGTGAGCCACGCCCAGCTGATGCACGATAAGGGCCGTTCCCTGCATGAGTTCAAGAGACGCCACTGGATCCAGGAACTACTAGACCAAGTCCACACGTCCGACAGCGAGCGAGCCCCGGCTCCCCAGAGCAGGACCAACGAGTGTCACAGCACCTTCAGCGGAAGTGCTCTGTCCCCCCCCAAACCCTCTGGAGGGACCAAGAACCTCCCCCTCAGCTTCCggctgggaggggaggggagcaaCCTCCCCCAGGAGACTAACAAATCTGTGGCCTACAAACACCAACCTCTGAAGGTGGTCACCAAGAGGAAAAAGAAGGTGAAgggcgagagagggagacggaaGGAGAGCGAGAAGAGGAGGCGGAGGGCTCGCTCTGTAGTCACAAGTCTTACGACACAAAGAGAGGAGTTACAGAGGACACAAGACACTGGGTGA
- the LOC115197631 gene encoding parathyroid hormone-related protein-like isoform X1: protein MEHCLLRVLEFQTSNSRMLCSRGMLQQWSLAVFLLYSSVPLYGRPIDALTNRMRRSVSHAQLMHDKGRSLHEFKRRHWIQELLDQVHTSDSERAPAPQSRTNECHSTFSGSALSPPKPSGGTKNLPLSFRLGGEGSNLPQETNKSVAYKHQPLKVVTKRKKKVKGERGRRKESEKRRRRARSVVTSLTTQREELQRTQDTG, encoded by the exons ATGGAACATTGTCTGTTGCGTGTTCTAGAGTTCCAGACTTCCAATTCCAGAATGCTGTGTTCCAGAGGCATGCTCCAGCAGTGGAGTCTAGCTGTGTTCCTGCTGtactcctctgtccctctctacgGGAGACCCATCGATGCTCTCACTAACAGAAT GAGGAGGTCAGTGAGCCACGCCCAGCTGATGCACGATAAGGGCCGTTCCCTGCATGAGTTCAAGAGACGCCACTGGATCCAGGAACTACTAGACCAAGTCCACACGTCCGACAGCGAGCGAGCCCCGGCTCCCCAGAGCAGGACCAACGAGTGTCACAGCACCTTCAGCGGAAGTGCTCTGTCCCCCCCCAAACCCTCTGGAGGGACCAAGAACCTCCCCCTCAGCTTCCggctgggaggggaggggagcaaCCTCCCCCAGGAGACTAACAAATCTGTGGCCTACAAACACCAACCTCTGAAGGTGGTCACCAAGAGGAAAAAGAAGGTGAAgggcgagagagggagacggaaGGAGAGCGAGAAGAGGAGGCGGAGGGCTCGCTCTGTAGTCACAAGTCTTACGACACAAAGAGAGGAGTTACAGAGGACACAAGACACTGGGTGA